GTCTAAATCAAGAGAAAGTTTTGTGTCTTTGATGTCTTCCTGAAGCGATCTGATTTCAACATCGGCCTGTCTTACTTTTGCACGTGTTCCAAAACCTGTAAAAATTGGGACACGTAAGTTTAAAGCAATCGCAGAGAAATCTGACCAATACACTCCTTTTTCAGGTTTTGCAAACCAAGGAAATTCTGGTCCCTGCCCAATATAGTTGTAACCGGCAGATAAAGAAAGTGATGGGTAATAACCTGCCTGAACTGCTTTTTTATTGAATACCAAAAGTTCTTCCTGTTTTTTCAAAAGCAGGTATTCGGTTCTGTTTTCAATATTAGGTTCCTGAGTTAAAGCTGCAGGAACTACTTCAAATTCTTCTTTAGGCAATACAATTTGAGATTCTATTGGCATTCCCATATAAAACTTCAACGCATTTTCCTGTAACTGGATTTGATTGATAATCTGCTGACGCTCTGTACTAATGTTGGATAATTTAACAATGATACGATCAAGATCAATTTTTTTAGCCAGTCCGTTATCAAATTGCCCCTGTACAATATCACGAACTTTTGTTGTGTTAACGTAGTTACTGTCTAAAAGCATTAATCTTTCCTGCTGTACATAAACTGAATAGTAGTTATTTGCTACTCGCTCGATAACCTGCTCTTCTGTTAACTGATCGTTGATCTGATAAAACTCACGAGTAGATCTTGCCGCTCTTAATCCTGTAAAAACAGACTGATCGAAGATGGTCTGAGTTAAAGAAACTCCCGCTGTAGAAGTCCATTTTTGACCAAATGCCGCCTGAATTGCAGTTCCCGGAGCACCAAAAGCAGCTCCGTCAATAATAGTGGTCTGGATAATTGGGTTGTATGTTAAATTTCCGTTTGCAGAAATTTGAGGCAATGCTCTGGAACGCACTTCCTGAATTTTATATTCACTATTTTCAACCTGTAATTTCGCTTTTTTAGCATCGGCTTTATTTTGAAGCGCGTAGGTAACGGCGTCCTTCAAAGTTAAAGTTGTCTGTGCATTGGACGCTAAACCCATTGTGCACAAAAAAATAAGAAATATTCGTTTCATATTATATTACAATTTGTTTTTAACTGATGATTTAAAAAATCATACTTATTTATATAGATTGATGATTATGCTTTTATTTTTTGAAGCTGTTTTTGCAGCTCTTCTACACCTTTTTCTGTTGCCATTGCTCTGGTATGATACTCCAGTGCTTCTAACTCAATTCTTTGCGCCTCACTTTCAGAAACGGTGTTTTCGTTAATATGAAAAATCAAAGTGTAATAAAACTTTACGTATACATCTACATTGAGGTCGCTTCTGTAAAGTCCTTCTCTGATTCCTTTTTCAATATTATCCCTGAAACATTGTGTACATTGGTCAATTTCATGAGACAGGATATTTTGATAAATCTCCGGATAATGTTTTTTAAGCTGATAGATAGGCGAACTGTCTATGTTGTTTTTAAACATATCACGAAACATTTCTCTAATTTCAAAATTCTCGTGAATGGCATTATAATTTTTTGCTACGATGGTATCCATAATTTCATGGACTTGCCTGTGGACCAATGAGGTGCTCTCTTCGATCAAAACTTCTTTGTTGCAGAAATATTTATAGATCGTTTTTTTTGAAATACACATCTCGCCGGCAATATCATCCATCGTAACACTCTTAAAACCAAGCTTTAAAAAAAGTTCACTTGCTTTTGATATTATTTTCTCTTTCATTTTTAATTTTGGCATTTGCGATACAAATATAGTCAGGAAACTAAAATCAAAAAAAATAGTTTCCTAAAAATTTGTAATAATTTTACATTAATTTATTTCAACCTGTAAGATTTATATACTAAATTCCAAATTAGCAATAAGCTTAATGTCTTTTCCAAGAGCTAAACCTCCGTTATGATGAAAAGAATTGTAGTCCAGACCAAAGTCCTGACGCTTAATATCTCCTTTAATTTCAAAAGCAACTTTTTTCTCTCCGTTGTATGTATTTACACCAATAAATTCCGCATCAAGTTCTACAACTCTTGTTACATCTTTTATGGTTAAATCACCTTTAAAGAAATTGATATTGTTATTTACTTTTTGAAACGAAGTAGATTTAAAACTGATAATTGGATGCTCATCTACATCAAAAAAATCCTGAAGCTTCAAATTGGTATCAATCTGCTGAAAGCTTTCGTTTTTATTATTTATATCTAATGAAAATTCAACCGATGCATCCTCAATTTCATTGTCTTCGATATTCACATAACCGCCAAACTTATTTGTCGTTCCTCCTAAATAGGCAATTATCGAATGTCTCATTTTTATTAAAACATCTGATTGTGTCGAATCTAAAGTCCATGTTGTTTTCATAAATTAGTGATTTTGTTGAGTTTATAATTTTCTCAATTGTTTGCGGAAACTTTTACGGTGTTTTAAGTTTCCAAACAACGGTGCAAATATAGACAGGAAACTGTAAATACCAAAAAAGTTTCCAAGTTTTTTAGAAAATATTTTAACGAATTAATTCTGAGTCCGTTCAGAATTCTGGATTAAATATTTCGCAGCAATTATTATTTCTAAAGCAAAAATTCATAATTGAATTGTATCTTTGAGGCTCGACAATCAGAATTTCATTTTATGCACGATATTAGTCAGTACCAGGATTTTTTTATTGAATATTTAAAAAAACAAAACATACAAAAGGAACCTAAAAATCTTTACGAACCTATTGAATACATATTAGGACTTGGCGGAAAACGTATACGTCCGGTACTTACTTTAATGGCTGCAGAAGTTTTTGACGCTGATTATAAAGCAGCCCTTCCAGCGGCTATGGCGGTTGAAGTTTTTCATAATTTCTCACTTGTTCATGATGACATTATGGATGACGCTCCTTTGCGAAGAGGCCAGGTAACTGTTCATGAAAAGTGGGATTTAAACACCGGAATTCTTTCGGGAGATGCCATGCTGATTCTGGCGTATCAATATTTTGAGCAATATGAACCGGAAGTTTTCAGGGATCTGGCAAAGCTTTTCAGTAAAACAGCTCTTGAAGTTTGTGAAGGACAACAGTGGGATGTTGATTTTGAAGAACGAAATAACGTGAAAGTTTCTGAGTACTTAAAAATGATTGAATACAAAACGGCTGTTTTAGTAGCTGCTGCCATGAAAATGGGCGCTATCGTAGCAAAAGCTTCCGAAAAAGAAGCTGACCTGATCTACGAATTTGGATTGAATCTAGGAATTGCTTTCCAGCTTCAGGACGATTATCTGGATGCTTTTGGTGATCCTGAAACATTTGGAAAACAGGTTGGAGGCGATATCATTGAAAACAAAAAAACCTATTTGTACTTACGCGCACTGAAACTGGCAACTCCCGAAAAAGGTGCAGAATTGCAGTATTTATACGGTCTTGAATTAGAAGATAATACTAAAAAAATAGAGGCCTCTAAAGCTATTTTTAACGAATCAGGCGCTTCAAAATCTACTCAGGAAGCGATTGAAATGTATACTTTTAAAGCTTTTGAGACTTTGGATAAAATGGATATCAGCACTGAAAAGAAAGATATTCTAAGAACGTTTGGCGAAAACTTAATGGGACGAAAAGTTTAAAAAATACAATTTCAATGTCAAAAATCAATATCAAAATTCAACCAAAATGATTTGATTTTGAAACTGAAATTATCATGAATTGTTTGTAATTGTCATTGATTTTTGAAATTGAAAAATTATGTTTGAAGCACCTGTAAATACCGAATCTTTGCTGGCTCAGGCACAAGCAGAGACTTTATATCTGAACCTTATTGAACAGATTAACAAAGATTTTAATTTGGCTAATGAAGGAATTGACTTTCCGTTGAGCATTTCGCCAGACGAACTAAAAATTCAGCTTCACGAAAAAATCTACCGAATGATTCAGTATAAATTTGCTGAATATTTAAACCTACTTTATATAATTGACGTTCCAGAAAACGAAATCAAACAACTTGACGGATCTGATTTGGTTATTCTGGCCGAACAAGTGGCTTTCTTGATTTTAAAAAGAGAATGGCAGAAGGTTTGGTTTAGGAATTACTACAAGTAACTTTAATTGTTTATTAAAACACTATAATTTTCAGGTCTTACGATTTTTTGCAGTTTATCTAACTCCGTCCAAAGACCAAAACCTTCAGTATCAATTTTGTTCCCTACAAATTGAACGCGGCCACATTTAAAGCACATCTTAACTATTCCTACCGTTTCTTTTTTCTCTTTAAAAATAAAAATATCACGATATTCTGCTGCACAGGCTGCAAAAGTATCTTGCAATGAATCTTTTTCACTAAACACATTTTCAATCTCTTTTTGCTGCTTGTGCGATAAATTTGATTTTTTGTAATTATAATTCAACAGAATTTTTTCGAAATTTTCTTTTGGAATAGTTTCCGGAAAATGATGAACGAATAAATCTATAAACTCTAATTCTTTTGGAGTATTCTTCTCTTTCATCATGATTTTTGTAAAATCTTCATCAGAAAAATTCAAATAATAATGATCGATTTCATCAGAATCAAAAAAAGGCCGCAATTCTTTTTTTGCAACCTTGTCATTGTCAACATCTGTTTTCTTTGAATTATTACAGCTTAAAAATATAATTACCGTAATTATAAAAATAACTTTCTTCAAATTTTCGCTTTTAAAAACTTAGAATCTCAGCATCTCAGAACCTTAGCACCTTTTAAAAATATACCCTCACAAAAGGCATAAATCCGGAACCGTACAAGCTGGTTCGCTCATTATACAAAACATCGTAACGTGCTCCAATGGTAACATTTCCGGTTCTGTAACCGGCTCCTAAATATAAAGCAGTATTCCAAAAATTATCAGAGTAAGCAGGACGGTAACTTGTTGCATCATAACTGGTATTAACGCGAACCTGTTCTAACTCGGCCGATAACTGAAGTTCCGGAATAGGGTTTACCAGCGTTATTAAACTGCCGCCATAAACAAAAGAATCGTAATAGTTTTTTGAAGCCAGATAGCCAAATTGTAATCCAACACCAACAGCTACAATCTGGTTAACATTGTAAATTGCACTTGGCATTACCGAAATATCTGTATAACCGGAGCCAATTCCTAAGCCGAGACCGCCTCCAAACTGAACCCTGTCCCAAAAATGACTTTTGTTATCAATGATATACGTTTGCTGTGCAAATGTGTAACTTGAGAATAAGACTGCCAAAATCACAAAAATATTTTTGCAATCGATTGAAAAGTGAATTTTATTCATAGTTAACGTTTATTTTAACAAATTTTTACGTAAAAGTACGTAAAAAAAAGATTTAAATAAAGGTGATTGTTGTACTTTTGCCTTTCTATATAACAAAAAGTATATTCACTCATATTATGGATAGGTTTTCATTTTTAAATGCAGCGCATACCGAGTTTTTTGCACAATTATACGATCAGTACTTAG
This portion of the Flavobacterium gelatinilyticum genome encodes:
- a CDS encoding TetR/AcrR family transcriptional regulator — protein: MKEKIISKASELFLKLGFKSVTMDDIAGEMCISKKTIYKYFCNKEVLIEESTSLVHRQVHEIMDTIVAKNYNAIHENFEIREMFRDMFKNNIDSSPIYQLKKHYPEIYQNILSHEIDQCTQCFRDNIEKGIREGLYRSDLNVDVYVKFYYTLIFHINENTVSESEAQRIELEALEYHTRAMATEKGVEELQKQLQKIKA
- a CDS encoding polyprenyl synthetase family protein; translation: MHDISQYQDFFIEYLKKQNIQKEPKNLYEPIEYILGLGGKRIRPVLTLMAAEVFDADYKAALPAAMAVEVFHNFSLVHDDIMDDAPLRRGQVTVHEKWDLNTGILSGDAMLILAYQYFEQYEPEVFRDLAKLFSKTALEVCEGQQWDVDFEERNNVKVSEYLKMIEYKTAVLVAAAMKMGAIVAKASEKEADLIYEFGLNLGIAFQLQDDYLDAFGDPETFGKQVGGDIIENKKTYLYLRALKLATPEKGAELQYLYGLELEDNTKKIEASKAIFNESGASKSTQEAIEMYTFKAFETLDKMDISTEKKDILRTFGENLMGRKV
- a CDS encoding YceI family protein: MKTTWTLDSTQSDVLIKMRHSIIAYLGGTTNKFGGYVNIEDNEIEDASVEFSLDINNKNESFQQIDTNLKLQDFFDVDEHPIISFKSTSFQKVNNNINFFKGDLTIKDVTRVVELDAEFIGVNTYNGEKKVAFEIKGDIKRQDFGLDYNSFHHNGGLALGKDIKLIANLEFSI
- a CDS encoding TolC family protein — translated: MKRIFLIFLCTMGLASNAQTTLTLKDAVTYALQNKADAKKAKLQVENSEYKIQEVRSRALPQISANGNLTYNPIIQTTIIDGAAFGAPGTAIQAAFGQKWTSTAGVSLTQTIFDQSVFTGLRAARSTREFYQINDQLTEEQVIERVANNYYSVYVQQERLMLLDSNYVNTTKVRDIVQGQFDNGLAKKIDLDRIIVKLSNISTERQQIINQIQLQENALKFYMGMPIESQIVLPKEEFEVVPAALTQEPNIENRTEYLLLKKQEELLVFNKKAVQAGYYPSLSLSAGYNYIGQGPEFPWFAKPEKGVYWSDFSAIALNLRVPIFTGFGTRAKVRQADVEIRSLQEDIKDTKLSLDLDYRNAMTQIENNLVTIENQKENMRLASEILSNTKNNYLQGLASLTDLLDAENASLEAQNNYTRAVLNYKIAEISLIKSKGELKSLIK